In one Mucilaginibacter ginsenosidivorax genomic region, the following are encoded:
- a CDS encoding acyltransferase family protein yields MHPPYIKSIDGLRAIAALMVVFFHSPIPIFQFQFGWAGVNIFFILSGFLISRILVASKNSDFKTFLKNFYMRRVLRVFPLYFLYLGVAFLGLIALNSLLKGDDENIKQGLADLRANYPFFLSYTYNFEAIFHYLYQGTTFFQSTFTGHLWTLSVEEQFYCIFPLIIYFLPLEYLKRGCIISILLIPCLRLFSVLYLNNHIHSSFVIGNVLNYFTVFQLDTFAIGIYIALFDTSHILKWWPFIVLISTLVFLSVGIYHLTSLENNELSISSFGFDEPVFQFSYRPPSSQILANRYFYSIPILNLLFGLGLLLLIRKNIAGKFMSNKYLRYIGKISYGIYIYHLGFSYVFLKLSEQLLKHGIQQVSWELQTFFMLIYLSLLILLAGISYKYFEIKFLSFKKNFIYNHKLVPPGKT; encoded by the coding sequence ATGCATCCGCCCTACATAAAATCTATTGATGGCTTAAGGGCGATTGCAGCTTTAATGGTCGTTTTTTTTCATAGTCCGATTCCTATCTTTCAGTTTCAATTTGGCTGGGCCGGTGTAAACATTTTTTTTATCTTATCTGGTTTTTTAATTTCCAGGATACTGGTGGCGTCGAAAAATAGTGACTTTAAAACCTTCCTAAAGAACTTTTATATGCGACGGGTTTTGAGAGTTTTTCCATTATATTTTCTCTATTTAGGCGTAGCTTTTTTGGGGCTTATCGCCTTGAACAGTCTTTTAAAGGGCGATGATGAAAATATAAAACAAGGACTTGCCGATTTGCGTGCTAATTATCCTTTCTTTTTAAGTTACACCTACAATTTTGAAGCAATCTTTCATTATTTATATCAAGGTACTACCTTTTTTCAATCAACCTTTACCGGGCATCTCTGGACGCTATCTGTAGAAGAACAATTTTATTGTATATTCCCGCTGATAATTTACTTTCTGCCTTTAGAATATTTAAAAAGGGGGTGCATAATATCAATTTTGCTGATACCTTGTTTAAGATTATTTTCGGTTTTATATTTAAACAATCATATTCACTCCAGTTTTGTAATAGGCAACGTATTAAATTATTTTACTGTTTTTCAGTTAGATACTTTTGCAATAGGCATATATATAGCCTTATTTGATACAAGTCATATTTTAAAGTGGTGGCCTTTTATTGTACTTATCTCAACATTAGTTTTTTTATCAGTAGGGATTTATCATCTTACATCATTGGAAAACAATGAGCTATCAATTAGTTCATTCGGATTTGATGAACCAGTTTTTCAATTTAGCTATCGTCCGCCATCGAGCCAAATTTTAGCTAATCGATATTTTTACTCGATTCCTATTTTAAATTTGCTTTTTGGGCTTGGGTTGCTATTATTAATAAGAAAGAACATTGCTGGTAAATTTATGTCCAATAAATATTTGAGATATATTGGAAAGATTTCTTATGGAATCTATATCTACCATTTAGGCTTTTCCTATGTGTTTTTAAAACTTTCAGAACAACTCTTAAAGCATGGTATCCAACAAGTCAGTTGGGAGCTACAAACCTTTTTTATGCTCATTTATTTGAGTTTACTCATATTACTTGCTGGCATAAGTTACAAATACTTCGAAATCAAGTTTCTCTCTTTTAAAAAGAACTTTATTTACAATCATAAACTGGTTCCACCGGGTAAAACATAA
- a CDS encoding caspase family protein, with protein sequence MKPENILAVLLGVWNYDNLPSLPAAQRHIKKIHEDLSGDTVAMPVNQIYPEDHSSSQGNPITILTNINNFIKGQIKINNNIELIIFYFSGHGLLDDQEAKYYLCVKETDDETLGLTAIDIILLLDTLLAHKKKLVLILDSCFSENIFSQITAKSPDIFIIASSRYNKTSKYPVGDTFSAFSERFINLLENGSETYKDTEYLSLAVVFEELKKELKRDRYPEPVSLDKNRCSEIPFIKNIRYEDPAQQYSVPKTSIISALRQYNPDILNPEDSKEAILKSYPIFISYYLKDLFAKGSKKINDLQFYIDFYKIIIKYLSFIAIKDLKDRTPKSIIREEDSVALNCIWNEYPTHKQYFNILKIICINYEHLIIKEFNKDADFLSSIDKLEEALNSEKVDLTAFRTNFFELIKNLAFFCRYNLYAVRIIEVRKGYYGPPVYRHEVSNLYGQSESKYDFSLQFPIYIHNGAIILYPKTAQNLLNETEYLNLWPLVIDRFGNDRGSDKPEIQFYRGTNNSGADNKKFYYESTTLKKSNIEQLEYADLLSLPTRDEWVEYLRPF encoded by the coding sequence ATGAAGCCAGAAAATATTTTAGCAGTATTACTTGGCGTATGGAATTATGATAACTTGCCTTCCTTACCTGCAGCACAACGCCACATAAAAAAAATCCACGAAGATCTATCAGGCGATACGGTTGCAATGCCAGTTAATCAAATCTATCCTGAAGACCACTCCTCTTCCCAAGGAAATCCAATAACCATTTTAACAAATATCAACAATTTCATTAAAGGCCAAATTAAAATCAATAATAATATTGAATTGATAATCTTTTACTTTTCTGGCCATGGTTTATTAGATGACCAGGAAGCAAAATACTATTTGTGTGTAAAGGAAACCGACGATGAAACCCTGGGCTTAACTGCTATAGATATAATACTTTTGCTGGATACGCTTTTGGCGCACAAAAAAAAGCTGGTACTTATTCTTGATTCTTGTTTTAGCGAAAACATATTTTCTCAGATTACAGCAAAAAGCCCTGATATTTTTATAATTGCATCGTCAAGGTACAACAAAACGTCGAAATACCCGGTAGGGGATACTTTCTCGGCCTTTTCTGAACGCTTTATTAATTTACTTGAAAATGGAAGTGAAACGTACAAAGACACGGAATATTTAAGTTTAGCTGTTGTTTTTGAAGAATTAAAAAAAGAATTGAAAAGGGATCGTTATCCGGAACCTGTTTCTCTTGATAAAAACAGGTGTAGTGAGATCCCATTTATAAAGAATATAAGATATGAAGATCCGGCTCAACAATATTCTGTTCCAAAAACATCAATTATATCGGCTTTGCGCCAGTATAACCCTGACATTCTTAATCCGGAAGATAGTAAAGAAGCCATCTTAAAAAGCTACCCTATTTTTATTTCTTATTACCTTAAAGATCTGTTTGCAAAGGGGTCGAAAAAAATAAACGATCTCCAATTCTATATTGATTTTTACAAAATCATTATTAAATATTTAAGCTTTATTGCCATTAAGGATTTAAAGGACAGGACACCAAAAAGTATAATCAGAGAAGAGGATAGTGTTGCTTTAAACTGCATATGGAATGAATACCCAACGCACAAACAATATTTTAACATTCTGAAAATTATCTGTATCAATTATGAGCATTTGATAATTAAAGAGTTTAATAAGGATGCCGATTTTTTATCCTCTATTGATAAACTTGAAGAAGCATTGAATAGTGAGAAAGTTGATTTAACCGCTTTCAGAACTAATTTTTTTGAGCTAATTAAAAACCTTGCATTTTTTTGCAGATATAACCTGTACGCGGTGCGAATCATTGAAGTAAGAAAAGGTTATTATGGCCCCCCGGTATACAGACATGAGGTAAGTAATCTTTATGGACAAAGTGAAAGCAAATACGACTTTTCTTTACAATTTCCTATCTACATACACAACGGGGCAATTATATTATACCCCAAAACAGCTCAAAACTTACTTAATGAAACAGAGTATCTTAACCTATGGCCATTGGTAATTGACAGGTTTGGGAACGACAGGGGTAGCGACAAGCCCGAGATACAGTTTTATAGAGGCACTAATAATAGCGGTGCCGATAATAAGAAATTTTATTACGAAAGCACAACGCTAAAGAAAAGCAATATCGAGCAATTGGAATATGCCGATTTATTATCGCTTCCAACGCGCGACGAGTGGGTAGAATATTTAAGGCCTTTTTAA
- a CDS encoding nSTAND1 domain-containing NTPase codes for MQSAIKFLDPYEKEDIQIFFGRQKESENLYNKVRRSVICVLYGVSGTGKTSLIQCGLANKFDESDWMDITVRRGSDRTIMEAILVKIKEEVQETPNDASPENILNGLKTIYKEYYRPLYLIFDQFEELFINGDNRERYDFKEFLKLLYAEQERFVTIILVLRDEFYSKLNFLKPEVPNIFNNSIELERISEDDIKDVITNIFASSKVTCTNENKIIDNIIANAIDPETKKIELPYLQVYLQKIFDKINKDRGSAESYFTLSIEDLPKNISFRDALGDFLDEEVSKLLTDGSGFSDEDVWEMLKLLITPEGTKRSLSLQSIIKQSTIPEKGIKVPTLLSRLKDSRILRLKYDLYELKHDSLAAKIASKWSEDEKLINKITKIVIDTYALENQLTKDQLYLVNIYKDKLRFDDADKVKYFKYIDECNAVFEKEESDKNSRLETEITLRELAEKNAEKAINERNKARILLGLLLLIFVIFFWVSMYSFKNFNENFQIKVERSAGYYKLNKFCESYNTLHDLQNSFSYVFLNKSHKKTLDSMLENKIYFSRIDTNYYGNDPRNLFQSRFDNLSVILHRNKTDDYNVNIYEKNVLVNNDNGVLVPKIFKHNNIIVYLTKKGIVVFNADNKIKKILAHDGFDITKVNIAVLFNLDGKSFYVEKTTYQKMTSNFKDPNKGSNTPPTATVTYSLYNIDQATNSQPLIKSSAISKDHFFYNNSKKIVYFDTTKNEVSIEDLAHKKSPEVTYQNIVGAYTATAMNHLLLKKKNGTLMILNLLKNTKDSVKKVDIKKSITVSKDYSSIPLNDDKTIIIYDFKKDSIIKKILIPDCHNLKISPNGKLIVYLDKIGLPHIKDVLTKTTLFLPKEIAFKGSNLDYFVTNSSITFVDEVYTTEDDKKAPTSPNACFITIFIINGKGTATDNYQLKMSNKITAPDNWQIDYTKLKDNQNDPGYLFFQNVSGKIVLKSSINLNQKAFTENYLDSVFSIRHR; via the coding sequence ATGCAATCGGCAATTAAATTTTTAGATCCTTACGAGAAGGAAGACATTCAGATCTTTTTTGGAAGACAAAAAGAATCTGAAAATTTATATAATAAAGTTAGGCGATCTGTTATATGCGTTTTATATGGTGTGTCTGGAACAGGCAAAACATCACTGATCCAATGCGGCCTTGCCAATAAATTTGACGAATCTGACTGGATGGATATCACAGTTAGGAGGGGGAGCGACCGTACGATAATGGAGGCTATTTTAGTTAAAATTAAAGAGGAAGTACAAGAAACTCCAAATGATGCATCGCCGGAAAATATACTAAATGGATTAAAAACAATTTACAAGGAATACTACAGACCATTATACCTTATTTTCGATCAGTTTGAAGAACTATTCATAAATGGAGATAATAGGGAAAGATATGATTTTAAAGAGTTTTTAAAACTTTTATATGCTGAACAGGAAAGGTTTGTTACAATCATCCTGGTATTGCGAGATGAGTTTTATTCAAAACTGAACTTCCTTAAACCTGAGGTACCCAACATTTTCAACAATAGTATTGAATTGGAAAGGATAAGTGAAGATGACATCAAGGATGTAATTACCAATATTTTTGCTTCAAGCAAAGTGACCTGCACTAATGAGAATAAAATTATCGATAACATTATAGCCAATGCAATTGACCCTGAAACAAAAAAAATAGAGCTTCCTTATTTGCAAGTCTACTTGCAGAAAATATTTGACAAAATAAATAAGGACAGAGGGTCGGCAGAATCTTACTTTACTTTATCAATCGAAGATCTGCCTAAAAATATCAGCTTTAGAGATGCGCTTGGAGACTTCCTGGATGAAGAGGTTAGTAAGTTATTGACAGATGGATCGGGATTCTCAGATGAAGATGTTTGGGAAATGCTTAAACTTTTGATTACTCCGGAAGGAACAAAAAGAAGTTTGTCATTACAAAGTATTATAAAGCAATCTACTATTCCTGAGAAGGGGATTAAAGTTCCCACTCTATTAAGTAGACTCAAGGATTCCAGAATATTGCGTTTAAAATATGATTTGTACGAACTAAAACATGATAGCCTTGCAGCAAAAATTGCTTCAAAGTGGTCTGAAGATGAGAAATTAATAAATAAGATAACAAAAATTGTTATTGATACTTATGCGCTTGAAAATCAACTAACTAAGGATCAGCTTTACTTGGTCAATATTTACAAAGACAAACTCAGATTTGATGATGCCGATAAAGTTAAATATTTTAAATACATAGACGAGTGCAATGCAGTTTTTGAGAAAGAAGAGAGCGATAAAAATAGCCGATTAGAAACGGAAATAACACTAAGAGAACTTGCTGAAAAAAATGCCGAAAAAGCGATTAATGAACGTAACAAAGCCCGTATCTTGTTAGGTTTACTTTTACTTATTTTCGTTATATTCTTTTGGGTTTCAATGTATTCCTTTAAGAATTTTAATGAGAACTTTCAAATTAAGGTTGAACGTTCGGCCGGTTATTATAAGCTAAACAAGTTTTGCGAGTCGTATAATACACTTCACGATTTGCAAAATTCATTCTCTTATGTTTTCTTAAATAAATCTCACAAAAAAACGTTGGATTCAATGCTTGAAAATAAGATATACTTTTCACGTATTGATACTAATTATTACGGAAACGATCCAAGAAATCTTTTTCAATCCCGATTTGACAATTTATCTGTCATTTTACATCGCAATAAAACAGATGATTACAATGTGAACATTTATGAGAAAAATGTATTGGTTAATAACGACAATGGTGTTTTAGTACCGAAAATATTTAAACACAATAATATTATCGTATATCTTACAAAAAAGGGAATTGTAGTATTTAATGCAGATAATAAAATAAAAAAAATATTGGCACATGACGGATTTGATATAACTAAGGTCAACATTGCTGTATTATTTAATTTAGACGGGAAGTCTTTTTACGTGGAAAAAACAACTTATCAGAAAATGACATCCAATTTTAAAGATCCAAATAAAGGGAGCAATACCCCGCCGACCGCGACAGTAACATATTCATTATATAACATAGACCAAGCAACAAATTCGCAACCTCTTATTAAATCATCAGCTATAAGTAAAGACCATTTCTTTTATAACAATAGTAAAAAAATAGTGTATTTTGATACCACAAAAAACGAAGTTTCAATTGAAGATCTTGCGCATAAAAAATCACCTGAAGTAACTTATCAAAATATTGTGGGAGCTTATACGGCTACTGCTATGAATCACTTGCTTCTTAAAAAGAAGAATGGTACTTTAATGATACTTAACTTATTAAAAAACACCAAAGATTCTGTGAAGAAAGTAGACATAAAAAAGTCTATAACTGTTTCAAAAGATTATAGTTCCATTCCGTTGAATGATGATAAAACTATAATCATCTACGATTTCAAAAAAGATTCGATCATAAAAAAAATCCTCATACCAGATTGTCATAATTTAAAAATTTCGCCCAATGGTAAATTAATAGTGTACTTAGATAAAATAGGCTTGCCTCATATAAAGGACGTCTTAACTAAAACCACTTTATTTCTTCCTAAAGAAATCGCATTTAAGGGAAGCAATCTTGATTATTTTGTTACCAACTCTTCAATCACCTTTGTAGATGAAGTTTATACAACTGAAGATGACAAGAAAGCACCTACTTCACCAAATGCATGCTTTATAACTATTTTTATCATTAACGGCAAAGGTACCGCAACTGATAATTATCAATTGAAGATGTCAAATAAAATAACAGCGCCCGATAATTGGCAGATAGATTATACTAAACTTAAGGATAATCAAAACGATCCGGGGTATCTGTTTTTTCAAAATGTATCGGGTAAAATCGTTCTAAAATCTTCAATTAACTTAAATCAGAAAGCCTTTACTGAAAATTACTTAGATAGCGTTTTTTCTATACGTCATCGGTAA
- a CDS encoding YybH family protein — translation MLFLFKLPLLLLLSALFAFKQTDYKADVEIIKASRAASNNAIAKHDVDGISKYWLPDFVQTIGRGITTTGKDSIAAGWKQLFKINKTVAYVRTPVTITVGDNGTMAWETGTWTAINSYSKGGNYSAMWRKIDGSWKLQAELFVSLRKL, via the coding sequence ATGTTGTTCCTGTTTAAATTACCCCTTCTATTGTTATTAAGCGCACTGTTTGCTTTTAAACAAACAGATTATAAAGCAGATGTAGAAATTATTAAAGCCTCAAGAGCAGCATCTAATAATGCCATTGCCAAACACGATGTTGACGGCATATCCAAATACTGGCTACCCGATTTTGTGCAAACCATAGGCAGGGGAATTACCACCACCGGCAAAGATAGCATAGCCGCAGGCTGGAAACAGCTATTTAAAATCAACAAAACCGTTGCTTACGTACGTACTCCGGTAACCATTACCGTAGGCGATAACGGCACCATGGCCTGGGAAACCGGCACCTGGACAGCCATAAACTCCTACAGCAAAGGCGGCAATTACTCGGCCATGTGGCGTAAAATTGATGGCAGCTGGAAATTACAGGCGGAGTTGTTTGTATCGTTAAGGAAACTTTAA
- a CDS encoding HesB/IscA family protein, protein MVTVTDKAKSKIEHLMQDGGLDASYFLRVSVQGGGCSGLSYNLDFDNEEKKGDQFFEDQGIRMALDMKSFLYLAGTELDFSDGLNGKGFNFHNPNASRTCGCGESFSV, encoded by the coding sequence ATGGTAACTGTAACTGATAAAGCAAAAAGTAAAATAGAACACCTGATGCAGGATGGCGGGCTTGATGCTTCGTATTTTCTGCGTGTTTCTGTACAGGGTGGCGGTTGCTCGGGTTTATCATACAATTTGGATTTTGATAACGAAGAAAAAAAAGGCGACCAGTTTTTTGAAGACCAGGGAATCCGTATGGCTTTGGATATGAAATCGTTCCTGTACCTTGCCGGCACCGAACTTGATTTTAGCGACGGCCTTAACGGTAAAGGCTTCAATTTCCATAACCCTAACGCCAGCCGTACCTGCGGCTGCGGCGAAAGTTTTTCTGTATAA
- the grrM gene encoding cyclophane-forming radical SAM/SPASM peptide maturase GrrM/OscB produces MIDLLVIQPTPFCNINCSYCYLADRDNKDKINEDTIGLIADRVIESKLYDKKITVVWHAGEPMVIPVDYFARLIEIINSKFKANGIETEHSIQTNGTLISQKWCDVINKFNIKIGISIDGPDFIHDHNRKTRNGKGTFQSVMKGIKLLQENNIRYHGIAVISKISLMFPEEIFSFFYDNGFYHVGLNIEELEGIHTSSSLYKEDEYSQIYTFYQALFNKYINSDNRMIIREFDYSLNSILRNPNVMDIRKIDIQSHQVVPHGIISIDYLGNYSTFSPELLGQKSDVYNNFIWGNVTDSGFKKPKWRKQFNAISKEISSGVKKCKKECSFFSVCGGGAPANKYYENNSFNSTETNYCRYTIQVPTSIVLSYLEEKLFN; encoded by the coding sequence ATGATAGATCTATTGGTAATTCAGCCTACGCCATTTTGTAACATTAACTGCTCCTATTGTTATTTAGCCGACCGTGATAACAAAGACAAGATTAACGAAGATACCATTGGTTTAATTGCGGATAGAGTTATTGAAAGTAAATTATATGATAAAAAAATAACCGTTGTTTGGCATGCCGGCGAACCGATGGTTATCCCGGTTGATTACTTTGCACGCCTGATTGAGATCATTAACAGTAAATTTAAGGCTAACGGTATTGAAACAGAGCATTCGATACAAACAAATGGAACTTTAATCAGCCAAAAATGGTGCGATGTAATCAATAAATTCAATATCAAAATTGGGATAAGTATTGACGGACCTGATTTTATTCATGATCACAACCGGAAAACGAGGAATGGCAAGGGTACTTTTCAATCTGTTATGAAAGGAATAAAATTACTACAGGAAAACAACATCAGATATCATGGAATAGCGGTTATTTCAAAAATCTCATTAATGTTTCCTGAAGAAATTTTTTCATTTTTTTATGACAATGGCTTTTATCATGTTGGCTTAAACATAGAGGAGCTGGAAGGAATTCATACTTCTTCAAGCCTATACAAGGAAGATGAATATTCACAAATCTATACTTTTTACCAGGCGCTGTTTAATAAATATATCAACAGCGATAATAGGATGATTATAAGAGAGTTTGATTATAGCTTGAATTCTATTTTACGCAATCCTAACGTAATGGACATCAGAAAGATTGACATTCAATCACACCAGGTTGTTCCACACGGGATAATTTCAATTGATTATTTAGGAAATTATTCTACTTTTTCGCCTGAGTTGCTTGGTCAAAAAAGTGATGTTTACAATAATTTCATTTGGGGAAATGTCACTGACTCGGGATTTAAAAAACCAAAATGGCGCAAACAATTTAATGCAATCTCAAAAGAAATTTCGTCTGGGGTAAAAAAATGCAAAAAAGAGTGCTCTTTTTTTAGCGTTTGCGGTGGTGGTGCTCCTGCAAATAAGTATTATGAGAATAACTCGTTCAATTCAACCGAAACCAATTACTGCCGGTATACCATTCAGGTACCAACTTCGATAGTACTCTCTTACCTGGAAGAGAAATTGTTTAACTAA